In one Paraburkholderia megapolitana genomic region, the following are encoded:
- the trpB gene encoding tryptophan synthase subunit beta: MYNLPDERGHFGQYGGIFVAETLVHALDELRAAYAKYQQDPDFVAEYERELKHFVGRPSPIYHAQRWSETLGGAQIFLKREDLNHTGAHKINNVIGQALLAKRMGKPRVIAETGAGQHGVATATIAARFGMECVVYMGAEDIHRQAANVYRMKLLGATVVPVQSGSRTLKDALNEAMRDWVTNVENTFYIIGTVAGPHPYPMMVRDFQRVIGDECKVQMPELTGRQPDSVIACIGGGSNAMGIFYPYIDDTSVQLIGVEAAGDGIETGRHAASLTGGSPGVLHGNRTYLLQDENGQIIETHSVSAGLDYPGVGPEHAWLKDNGRAQYVSVTDEEALQAFHDCCRIEGIIPALESSHALAYATKLAPTLPKGKNLLVNLSGRGDKDMHTVAERSGITF; the protein is encoded by the coding sequence ATGTACAACTTGCCAGACGAAAGAGGTCATTTCGGCCAATATGGCGGCATCTTCGTCGCCGAAACCCTGGTTCACGCACTCGACGAGCTGCGTGCGGCCTACGCCAAATATCAACAGGATCCCGACTTCGTCGCCGAATATGAGCGCGAACTGAAGCATTTCGTCGGTCGTCCGTCTCCCATCTATCACGCGCAGCGCTGGAGCGAGACGCTCGGCGGCGCGCAGATCTTCCTCAAGCGCGAGGACCTGAACCACACGGGCGCCCACAAGATAAACAACGTGATCGGCCAGGCGCTGCTCGCCAAACGCATGGGTAAGCCGCGCGTGATCGCGGAAACCGGCGCCGGTCAGCATGGCGTCGCGACCGCGACGATCGCGGCCCGGTTCGGCATGGAATGCGTCGTCTACATGGGCGCCGAAGATATCCACCGCCAGGCCGCCAACGTCTACCGGATGAAGCTGCTCGGCGCGACCGTCGTACCGGTCCAGTCCGGTTCGCGCACGCTGAAGGACGCACTCAACGAGGCGATGCGCGACTGGGTCACCAATGTCGAAAACACCTTCTACATCATCGGTACGGTGGCGGGCCCGCATCCGTATCCGATGATGGTGCGCGATTTCCAGCGTGTGATCGGCGACGAATGCAAGGTGCAGATGCCCGAACTGACCGGCCGGCAGCCGGATTCGGTGATTGCGTGTATCGGTGGTGGATCGAACGCGATGGGGATCTTTTACCCGTATATCGACGACACTTCCGTGCAGTTGATCGGTGTCGAAGCCGCCGGCGATGGTATCGAAACCGGTCGTCACGCGGCCTCGCTGACGGGCGGCAGCCCTGGCGTGCTGCACGGCAACCGCACGTATCTGCTACAGGACGAGAACGGCCAGATCATCGAGACGCATTCGGTCTCGGCAGGCCTCGATTATCCTGGCGTCGGTCCCGAGCATGCATGGCTGAAGGACAACGGCCGCGCGCAATACGTCTCCGTCACCGACGAAGAAGCGCTCCAGGCGTTCCACGACTGCTGCCGGATCGAGGGCATCATCCCGGCCCTCGAATCGAGTCACGCGCTCGCGTATGCCACCAAACTCGCGCCGACCTTGCCGAAGGGCAAGAACCTGCTGGTCAACCTGTCGGGCCGCGGCGACAAGGACATGCATACGGTCGCCGAGCGATCGGGCATTACGTTCTGA
- a CDS encoding DNA-methyltransferase, with protein MRDEFDEPQPADTAETTVPAGTAVLAEATAEEADASVVVRPAAELPLPPGIELWNRDFLTEVANLPDASIDLILADPPYGLGKDYGNDSDMRSGEDFIAWTRGWLELAIPKLKPTGSLYVFCTWQYAPEIFSFLKTRLTMVNEIIWDRRVPSMGGTTRRFTSVHDNIGFFAVSKDYYFDLDPIRIPYDAATKKARSRKLFEGSKWLELGYNPKDVWSVSRLHRQHAERVDHPTQKPLEIVERMVLASCPPGGRVLDPFMGSGTTAVACARQQREFVGYEINASYCAIARERVNAIAVPVTVEPDDSVPAPTTATT; from the coding sequence ATGCGCGACGAGTTCGACGAGCCGCAACCGGCAGACACCGCCGAAACGACGGTGCCTGCGGGGACGGCCGTGCTGGCCGAGGCAACAGCAGAGGAAGCAGACGCGTCAGTTGTTGTACGTCCCGCGGCCGAGCTGCCGCTGCCTCCCGGCATCGAACTTTGGAACCGCGATTTCCTGACCGAGGTAGCGAACCTTCCGGATGCGTCGATCGACCTGATCCTCGCCGACCCGCCGTACGGGCTCGGCAAGGACTACGGCAACGATTCGGACATGCGCTCGGGCGAGGACTTTATCGCCTGGACGCGTGGCTGGCTCGAGCTGGCTATTCCGAAGCTCAAGCCGACTGGCTCGCTGTACGTGTTCTGCACCTGGCAATACGCGCCGGAAATCTTCAGTTTCCTGAAGACCCGACTCACGATGGTCAACGAGATCATCTGGGACCGGCGCGTGCCGAGCATGGGCGGCACGACGCGCCGCTTTACGTCGGTGCACGACAACATCGGTTTCTTCGCGGTATCGAAGGACTACTACTTCGATCTCGATCCCATCCGCATCCCGTACGACGCTGCGACCAAGAAGGCCCGTTCGCGCAAGCTGTTCGAGGGCAGTAAATGGCTGGAGCTCGGCTATAACCCGAAGGACGTCTGGTCCGTGTCGCGACTGCACCGGCAACATGCCGAGCGCGTCGACCATCCGACCCAGAAGCCTCTGGAAATCGTCGAGCGGATGGTGCTCGCGAGCTGCCCGCCGGGCGGCCGCGTGCTCGACCCGTTCATGGGAAGCGGCACCACCGCCGTTGCCTGTGCCCGTCAGCAGCGCGAATTCGTTGGCTATGAAATCAATGCAAGTTACTGCGCGATAGCGCGCGAACGCGTCAACGCGATCGCAGTGCCCGTGACGGTCGAGCCGGACGATTCCGTGCCGGCCCCGACCACGGCGACGACGTAA
- the trpA gene encoding tryptophan synthase subunit alpha, producing MSRIKSTFAALAAQGRKGLIPFMTAGDPDPERTVEFMHALAAGGADVIELGVPFSDPMADGPVIQQSSERALARGVSLRHVLADVKRFRESNQKTPVVLMGYANPIERMGADAFAAAAQDAGVDGVLVVDYPPEESVNFAEKMRSSGIDPIFLLAPTSTDERIAEVGKIASGYVYYVSLKGVTGAANLDVYSIAGKIPAIKSRVPLPVGVGFGIRDAQTARAVAEVSDAVVIGSRIVQLLETAAPDTAADTLTRFIAEVRQAVDSIGAATR from the coding sequence ATGTCCCGTATCAAAAGCACGTTCGCGGCACTGGCCGCACAAGGCAGGAAAGGGCTGATCCCGTTCATGACGGCGGGCGACCCCGATCCTGAACGCACCGTCGAATTCATGCATGCACTCGCCGCCGGCGGGGCGGATGTCATCGAACTCGGCGTGCCGTTTTCAGACCCGATGGCCGACGGCCCGGTGATCCAGCAGTCGTCGGAGCGCGCGCTCGCACGCGGCGTGTCGTTGCGTCATGTGCTGGCCGATGTGAAGCGCTTTCGCGAGAGCAACCAGAAGACGCCGGTAGTGTTGATGGGCTACGCGAATCCGATCGAACGGATGGGCGCCGATGCGTTCGCCGCAGCGGCCCAGGACGCAGGCGTCGATGGTGTGCTGGTTGTCGACTACCCACCAGAAGAATCCGTTAATTTCGCCGAAAAGATGCGATCTTCGGGCATCGATCCGATCTTCCTGCTGGCCCCCACCTCGACCGATGAGCGCATTGCCGAAGTCGGCAAGATTGCTAGCGGCTATGTCTACTATGTGTCACTGAAAGGGGTGACAGGTGCGGCAAATCTGGACGTTTACAGTATCGCGGGTAAAATCCCGGCCATTAAGTCGCGCGTTCCACTGCCGGTAGGTGTCGGTTTTGGCATCCGTGACGCGCAGACTGCGCGTGCGGTGGCCGAAGTGTCCGATGCCGTCGTGATCGGTAGTCGTATCGTGCAATTGCTGGAAACCGCCGCTCCGGACACTGCTGCAGACACGCTGACGCGCTTCATCGCGGAAGTGCGTCAGGCGGTGGATAGCATCGGGGCGGCGACCCGCTAA
- the accD gene encoding acetyl-CoA carboxylase, carboxyltransferase subunit beta: MSWLDKLLPPKIKQTDPKNRKGIPEGLWIKCPSCEAVLYRNDVEANLHVCPKCDHHMRIGARERLDGLLDPEGRYEIGQEILPVDALKFKDSRKYPDRLKEAMDETDETDAMVVMGGAIHTLPVVVACFEFSFMGGSMGSVVGERFARAAQNALEQQVPFICFTASGGARMQESLLSLMQMAKTTAMLTKLAEAKLPFISVLTDPTMGGVSASFAFLGDVVIAEPKALIGFAGPRVIEQTVREKLPEGFQRSEFLMQKGAIDMIVDRRKLREEIARLMALLTRQPVDAVA; encoded by the coding sequence ATGAGCTGGCTCGACAAACTGCTGCCGCCGAAAATCAAGCAAACCGACCCGAAGAACCGCAAGGGCATTCCGGAAGGCTTGTGGATCAAATGCCCGTCGTGCGAAGCGGTGCTGTACCGCAACGACGTCGAGGCCAATCTGCATGTGTGTCCGAAGTGCGACCACCACATGCGGATCGGTGCGCGCGAGCGGCTCGATGGTCTGCTCGATCCGGAAGGCCGCTATGAAATCGGCCAGGAAATCCTCCCGGTCGATGCGCTCAAGTTCAAGGACAGCCGCAAGTATCCGGATCGCCTGAAAGAGGCGATGGACGAAACCGACGAAACCGACGCAATGGTCGTCATGGGCGGCGCGATTCACACGCTGCCGGTGGTGGTCGCGTGCTTCGAGTTCTCGTTCATGGGCGGCTCGATGGGGTCCGTGGTCGGCGAGCGTTTTGCGCGCGCGGCACAGAACGCGCTCGAGCAGCAGGTGCCGTTTATCTGCTTTACCGCTTCGGGTGGCGCGCGGATGCAGGAAAGCTTGCTGTCGCTGATGCAGATGGCCAAGACCACCGCGATGCTCACGAAGCTGGCCGAAGCGAAGCTGCCGTTTATCTCGGTGCTGACCGATCCGACCATGGGTGGTGTGTCGGCGAGTTTTGCATTCCTCGGCGATGTCGTGATCGCCGAACCGAAGGCGCTGATCGGCTTTGCCGGGCCGCGCGTGATCGAGCAGACGGTTCGCGAGAAGTTGCCCGAAGGCTTCCAGCGTTCCGAATTCCTGATGCAGAAAGGCGCGATCGATATGATCGTCGACCGTCGCAAGCTGCGCGAAGAGATCGCGCGTTTGATGGCGCTGTTGACGCGCCAGCCGGTGGACGCGGTCGCCTGA
- a CDS encoding ShlB/FhaC/HecB family hemolysin secretion/activation protein → MPHRKCRLSSRRSWSVASGLLLLPLHLLAQTAESAAQELLRQQERERVLRERQEVAPDVRMPSPVIVTSERLPEHEVPCFTIDRIALTGEDAARFGWALKAADPSADPATGRCLGTAGIHTVMTRVQNAVIARGYVTTRVLAAPQDLKHGMLTLTVVPGRIRDIRFAEGTSTRATTWSAVPARRGDLLNLRDIEQALENFKRVPTVDADIQIIPAEGDDARPGESDLVIAWRQRSLPIRISVSLDDAGSKATGKYQGALTLSLDDVLTLQDLFYANVNRDVFNGNGKGTRGYTLHYSVPYGYWALGATVSGYSYRQTVAGLSQNYVYKGSSDNAEVRLSRLLHRDAARKTTAYVRGWARQSSNAIDDTEIEVQRRRTGGWELGLTHSEHFGASRLDATVAYRRGTGGFGSLAAPEEGFGEGTSRMKVITADAQVMVPFPVGAQSARYTGSWRGQWNRTPLVPQDRFSIGNRYTVRGFDGELTLIGERGWVWRNELGLLLGAGQELYVGADLGRVDGSSTQWLSGRHLAGAVAGLRGGTYGVYWDLFAGTPLSKPAGFQAASFTTGFSLNWTY, encoded by the coding sequence ATGCCGCATCGGAAGTGCCGATTATCGTCCAGGCGCTCGTGGAGCGTTGCCAGTGGCTTGCTGCTGTTGCCTTTGCATTTACTGGCTCAAACCGCCGAATCGGCGGCACAAGAGCTGCTGCGGCAGCAGGAGCGAGAGAGGGTATTGCGCGAGCGGCAGGAGGTGGCGCCCGATGTACGCATGCCGTCCCCGGTTATTGTCACATCTGAGCGCCTGCCCGAGCATGAAGTCCCCTGTTTCACCATCGATCGGATCGCGTTGACCGGCGAGGATGCCGCCCGGTTTGGTTGGGCGCTCAAAGCCGCCGACCCATCGGCTGATCCGGCGACAGGCCGGTGCCTTGGCACAGCCGGTATCCATACCGTCATGACCCGCGTGCAGAACGCTGTGATTGCGCGCGGTTACGTCACCACCCGTGTTCTCGCCGCACCTCAGGATCTCAAGCACGGCATGCTAACGCTCACCGTCGTGCCTGGGCGTATCCGTGATATCCGCTTTGCCGAGGGCACCAGCACGCGCGCCACGACCTGGAGTGCGGTGCCGGCGAGGCGCGGCGACCTGCTCAACCTGCGTGACATCGAGCAGGCGTTGGAGAACTTCAAGCGTGTGCCCACCGTAGATGCTGACATTCAGATCATCCCCGCCGAGGGCGACGACGCCCGACCCGGCGAGAGCGATCTGGTGATCGCGTGGCGGCAGCGCTCGCTCCCCATACGCATCAGCGTTTCGCTGGATGACGCAGGCAGCAAGGCCACCGGAAAGTATCAGGGCGCCCTCACGCTCTCGCTCGATGACGTGTTGACGTTGCAAGACCTGTTCTACGCCAACGTCAACCGTGACGTTTTCAACGGCAATGGTAAGGGTACGCGCGGCTATACCCTGCATTACAGCGTGCCTTACGGCTACTGGGCACTAGGCGCTACCGTCAGCGGCTACAGCTATCGCCAGACCGTCGCCGGCTTGAGCCAGAACTACGTCTACAAGGGCAGCAGCGACAACGCCGAAGTGCGCCTGTCGCGCCTGCTGCATCGCGACGCCGCGCGCAAAACGACCGCCTATGTCCGCGGTTGGGCGCGCCAATCCAGCAATGCCATCGACGACACCGAAATCGAAGTGCAGCGTCGCCGCACCGGTGGTTGGGAGTTGGGGCTGACGCACAGCGAGCACTTTGGCGCAAGCAGGCTCGATGCCACCGTGGCGTATCGAAGGGGTACGGGCGGCTTCGGTTCGCTTGCTGCTCCCGAAGAGGGCTTTGGCGAGGGCACCTCACGCATGAAGGTCATCACCGCCGATGCGCAGGTCATGGTGCCGTTCCCGGTCGGCGCGCAGTCCGCTCGCTACACCGGTAGCTGGCGCGGGCAGTGGAATCGCACGCCTCTGGTACCGCAAGACCGGTTTTCCATCGGCAACCGCTACACCGTGCGTGGCTTCGATGGCGAGCTGACATTGATCGGCGAGCGGGGCTGGGTCTGGCGCAACGAGTTAGGTCTGCTGCTCGGCGCGGGTCAGGAGCTGTACGTCGGTGCCGACCTCGGCCGTGTCGACGGCTCTTCCACGCAGTGGCTAAGCGGCCGACATCTGGCCGGTGCCGTCGCTGGTTTGCGTGGCGGCACATACGGCGTCTATTGGGATCTGTTTGCTGGTACGCCGCTAAGCAAGCCCGCTGGTTTCCAGGCCGCTTCGTTCACCACCGGCTTCAGCCTGAACTGGACCTACTGA